A DNA window from Cydia splendana chromosome 24, ilCydSple1.2, whole genome shotgun sequence contains the following coding sequences:
- the LOC134802345 gene encoding uncharacterized protein LOC134802345: MGTATMLNTTPMEKEKKPNLFKLVRTLFQKKTQKHEEKQEEKIVPQPKTTLKVTPVATLLEEFHKISIKDKEDKNEEDKNELNKFSYRERKDSEDDSKEFERIEARNDRFGSHSSQDSGYSEHDDQNAKDNDQNEKETDGKSEEDVVKKMDELKIGKKKLQTVFLPRAPIKTNREAPVMHPYSRDVEKYKEVVNTNSFSGGQVFVKPNTDLAEISRAISTIETSVQNFPLNNDQQDFLLETGLDFVTQETSPRKDSELPEEIHFCIDELNMLNDTLAFREYTDISNTILNFDLENYQITNQEPQAHTFPTPPYSENALSPLSLNLGSPPLTSPAYSSSPSRSPNYSDLERYQEISEAYQELPNFEGIEKPVLEKKKSNPTSIMSMKQYKDLQKELSAGFSKFECCMMSRKACKDIFEEHAKKLKIEERKGLCVKLARLDTQTAYGVLQQVLQSLSADGKQEDLQCVLFSLLCERALALRPELFLGDFGLGLLKSAALCCPGRPIFTRYLVQCVRTALRLNPSYMEGRESVFHETDALGDTLVTACARGGDTYADVLNELVCESPPLFRQGHANTEGYTALHVACKLHSKENPHLRTVHVLLEHGKADLWAGDVKGGDTALHLAVNSSTCELHLIMTLFRHVERAKWKQLAHVANRSSVTPIEYARSQSKSVSRPYPPEVLDFLKKCR; this comes from the exons ATGGGCACAGCTACAATGTTAAACACGACTCCAATGGAGAAGGAGAAGAAGCCCAACTTGTTCAAACTCGTCCGAACACTCTTCCAAAAGAAAACGCAAAAACACGAAGAGAAACAGGAAGAGAAAATAGTTCCACAACCAAAAACAACGCTCAAGGTCACTCCAGTCGCAACTCTGCTAGAAGAGTTTCATAAAATATCTATAAAAGATAAGGAAGATAAAAATGAAGAAGATAAAAACGAATTGAACAAATTTTCATACAGAGAGAGGAAAGATAGCGAAGATGACAGCAAAGAATTCGAGAGAATCGAAGCTCGTAACGACAGATTCGGTTCACATTCCTCACAAGACAGTGGCTATTCTGAACATGATGATCAAAACGCAAAAGATAACGACCAAAATGAAAAAGAAACGGATGGAAAGAGTGAAGAAGATGTGGTTAAGAAGATGGATGAGTTGAAGATTGGGAAGAAGAAGCTTCAAACGGTGTTCTTGCCTCGGGCGCCGATAAAGACGAACAGGGAGGCGCCCGTCATGCATCCGTACAGCAGGGACGTGGAGAAATACAAAGAG gTGGTCAACACAAACTCATTCTCCGGCGGCCAGGTGTTCGTCAAGCCCAACACGGACCTCGCAGAGATCTCCCGCGCCATCTCCACCATCGAAACCAGCGTCCAGAACTTCCCCCTCAACAACGACCAGCAGGACTTCCTCCTAGAAACCGGCTTAGACTTCGTTACTCAAGAAACCAGCCCGCGAAAAGACTCCGAACTGCCTGAGGAAATTCATTTTTGCATCGACGAGCTAAACATGCTGAACGACACGCTTGCGTTCAGAGAGTACACAGATATCTCTAACACCATTCTCAATTTCGATTTAGAGAACTATCAGATCACAAATCAGGAGCCCCAAGCGCATACTTTCCCTACTCCGCCTTACTCTGAGAACGCTTTAAGCCCTCTATCTCTAAACTTAGGCTCACCTCCACTAACATCTCCCGCATATTCATCATCGCCTAGTAGATCGCCGAACTACAGCGACTTAGAGCGATACCAGGAGATTTCTGAGGCGTATCAGGAGCTCCCAAACTTTGAGGGTATAGAAAAGCCTGTTTTAGAGAAGAAGAAATCGAATCCAACATCAATAATGTCAATGAAACAATATAAAGATCTTCAGAAGGAGTTGTCGGCCGGGTTCTCGAAGTTTGAGTGCTGTATGATGAGCCGAAAGGCGTGTAAGGATATTTTTGAGGAGCACGCGAAGAAGTTGAAGATTGAGGAGAGGAAGGGGTTGTGCGTGAAGTTAGCGCGCTTGGATACACAGACGGCGTACGG AGTCCTCCAACAAGTGTTGCAAAGTCTGTCGGCAGACGGCAAGCAGGAAGACTTGCAGTGCGTCCTGTTCAGTCTGCTATGCGAGAGGGCCCTGGCTCTGCGGCCTGAGCTGTTCTTGGGAGACTTTG GGCTTGGTCTCTTGAAGTCCGCGGCGCTCTGCTGCCCCGGGAGGCCTATATTCACGCGCTACTTGGTGCAGTGCGTGAGGACCGCCCTGCGGCTCAACCCCTCCTACATGGAGGGGAGGGAGAGCGTCTTCCATGAG ACGGACGCGCTGGGCGACACATTGGTGACAGCATGCGCGCGCGGCGGTGACACATACGCCGACGTACTTAACGAGCTGGTGTGCGAGTCGCCGCCTCTCTTCAGACAAGGACACGCTAACACTGAAG GCTACACGGCACTGCACGTGGCGTGCAAACTGCACAGCAAAGAGAACCCGCATCTGCGCACCGTGCACGTCCTCCTCGAACACGGGAAGGCGGACTTATGGGCCGGG GACGTGAAGGGCGGTGACACAGCATTGCACCTGGCTGTCAACTCCTCGACCTGCGAGCTGCATCTCATCATGACGCTGTTCAGACACGTGGAGCGAGCCAAGTGGAAGCAGCTAGCCCATGTTGCCAACAGAAG CTCGGTGACGCCAATAGAGTACGCGCGCTCCCAAAGCAAGTCCGTCAGCCGCCCGTACCCGCCCGAGGTGCTCGACTTCCTCAAGAAATGCCGTTGa